In a single window of the Amblyraja radiata isolate CabotCenter1 unplaced genomic scaffold, sAmbRad1.1.pri scaffold_1209_ctg1, whole genome shotgun sequence genome:
- the LOC116969792 gene encoding LOW QUALITY PROTEIN: gap junction gamma-1 protein-like (The sequence of the model RefSeq protein was modified relative to this genomic sequence to represent the inferred CDS: deleted 1 base in 1 codon) — protein MSWSFLTRFLEEINHHSTFVGKVWLTVLVIFRIVLTAVGGEAIYHDEQSKFVCNTLQPGCDNVCYDSFAPLSHVRFWVFQIILISVPSVIYLGFAMHRIRAGTGQGQGVRARARKKMPIVHRGAARDYEEAEGDNEEDPMVCEEIEPEPSSKPDEKNAVEVRHDGRRRIKEDGLMKVYVLHLLMRTLFEVGFLVGQYFIYGVQVLPGFVCRQSPCPYTVDCFVSRPTEKTIFLLVMYVVSGLCLFLTLCELVHLGCGGIRDGLRGRRLAMSAPKCGAYAPPGYHSVLRKEQGKLGSSNGAYRGTMAPGSFEMSDMVQRHLKMAQEQLNLAYRVCGDGDGPAHGRGRSSSPESNGTAAEQNRLNFAQENDGACSEKAGLRG, from the exons ATGAGTTGGAGCTTCCTGACCCGCTTCCTTGAGGAGATCAACCACCACTCCACGTTTGTGGGCAAGGTGTGGCTGACGGTGCTGGTGATTTTCCGCATCGTGCTGACGGCCGTGGGCGGCGAGGCCATCTACCACGACGAGCAGAGCAAGTTCGTGTGCAACACCCTGCAGCCGGGCTGCGACAACGTGTGCTACGACTCCTTCGCCCCGCTCTCCCACGTGCGATTCTGGGTCTTCCAGATCATCCTCATCTCCGTCCCTTCCGTCATCTACCTGGGCTTCGCCATGCACCGCATC CGAGCCGGGACTGGTCAAGGTCAGGGCGTCCGGGCCAGGGCCAGGAAGAAGATGCCCATCGTCCACCGGGGGGCAGCCCGGGACTATGAGGAAGCGGAGGGAGACAACGAGGAAGACCCCATGGTCTGCGAGGAGATCGAACCCGAGCCCTCGTCCAAGCCCGACGAGAAAAACGCCGTGGAGGTCAGGCACGACGGCCGGCGTCGAATCAAGGAAGACGGGCTGATGAAGGTGTACGTCCTCCACCTCCTGATGAGGACCCTGTTCGAGGTGGGATTCCTGGTGGGCCAGTACTTCATCTACGGCGTGCAAGTCCTCCCGGGGTTCGTGTGCAGGCAGTCGCCCTGCCCGTACACGGTCGACTGCTTCGTGTCCCGCCCCACCGAGAAGACCATCTTCCTGCTGGTGATGTACGTGGTGAGCGGCCTCTGCCTGTTCCTCACCCTGTGCGAGCTGGTCCACCTGGGCTGCGGCGGCATCCGGGACGGGCTGCGCGGGCGCCGCCTGGCCATGAGCGCCCCCAAGTGCGGCGCCTACGCCCCGCCCGGCTACCACTCCGTCCTGCGCAAGGAGCAGGGCAAGCTGGGCAGCAGCAACGGCGCTTACCGCGGGACCATGGCGCCCGGCAGCTTCGAGATGTCCGACATGGTCCAGAGGCACCTGAAGATGGCCCAGGAGCAACTCAACCTGGCCTACCGGGTGTgcggggacggggacgggccCGCTCACGGTCGCGGCAGGAGCAGCAGCCCAGAGTCTAACGGGACCGCCGCGGAACAGAACCGCCTCAACTTCGCCCAGGAGAACGACGGCGCTTGTTCCGAGAAAGCAG GTTTGCGAGGGTGA